A DNA window from Argopecten irradians isolate NY chromosome 10, Ai_NY, whole genome shotgun sequence contains the following coding sequences:
- the LOC138333681 gene encoding uncharacterized protein, protein MDGYTLRSVVQALEYPTTIRIVRGSVTSEEGKCFSDKDNNVLTLYSRGLRVYVPPVTNASLRRRCRNTNVSRRTTRYKSADYGAKTYENTENLVTSNVFVSANTKLKYNTFVSKVYKHVSDILVDLPYAVKVHQPIFGCGDDGNMMMIAKDDVILVDKHAISHNVLSGSVKGHNIQITRDCIDATSLPGPNTPIVITTVDVLYKDSNWQLKEMIFEDEDVQETYEVEVGFNVLPMSEQPLLCVCCASGEAATLIEGVDNHLLKIKNVWCLHIRFELMDGVKVQIIDTDTRSAFRTEFGKQVGRDCDGFSMYNLYGKSSGYIERTAPQGPPPRLPRRSTRNGSVRQTDLHHPLPYDEAIQKHSSPIFVNSCRKKSLSSNEEHMETSLRKMAINQLTDDAYVALDNSPLTATKSTSLTSQHPLTKSTSLTSQHPSTKSTSLTDADYLEPTPRRLCPDVPADPVETHPPLPRRSRGGGSVHAVTPPTSISESLLVDDEALLEEVFLEDEHITQGQPPSENKVVKLINDAAADSDDDDDDSDEEDDDDNDDDDDGGCDGVDGGGSGGGDGDVDGDDDDDDDGGGCDGVGGGGGGGDGDVDGDDDGRGGGGDGCGGHVGGGGDGDTTTNSQPASHKTKSVLPIHGSSISSDEHKLLEQEDTPIELMKISEVANMFRKYKLDRVAEICEEHIIDGTILSDLEEDDLMNEPFNLKGYVLKKVLLIQKGHRPK, encoded by the exons ATGGATGGTTACACTTTAAGAAGCGTTGTACAAGCCTTGGAATATCCAACTACAATTCGCATTGTTAGGGGCAGTGTTACGTCCGAGGAAGGTAAATGTTTCTCTGACAAAGACAACAATGTCCTTACCTTATATAGTCGGGGACTACGAGTCTATGTCCCTCCCGTCACTAATGCTTCCCTGAGACGCCGGTGTAGAAACACAAATGTCTCGAGGCGGACAACCCGGTACAAATCAGCTGACTACGGCGCCAAAACTTatgaaaatactgaaaatcTGGTAACTAGCAATGTATTTGTATCTGCGAATACAAAGCTAAAATATAACACTTTCGTAAGCAAGGTATATAAGCATGTTAGCGACATTCTTGTTGATTTACCATACGCAGTCAAAGTTCACCAGCCTATTTTCGGCTGTGGTGATGATGGTAACATGATGATGATTGCTAAAGATGATGTGATATTGGTTGACAAACATGCTATATCTCATAATGTCCTCAGTGGCAGTGTAAAAGGccacaatatacaaataacaaGAGACTGTATCGACGCCACATCCCTGCCTGGTCCAAATACACCTATAGTGATCACAACGGTTGATGTATTGTACAAAGATTCGAATTGGCAGCTAAAGGAAATGATTTTTGAGGATGAAGACGTACAAGAGACCTACGAAGTAGAAGTAGGTTTCAATGTATTACCTATGAGTGAACAGCCTttattgtgtgtatgttgtgcgagcgGAGAGGCCGCCACCCTGATTGAGGGTGTTGATAACCACTTGCTGAAGATAAAGAATGTCTGGTGTCTCCACATTAGGTTCGAGCTGATGGATGGAGTAAAAGTACAAATCATCGATACAGATACAAGATCAGCTTTCAGGACAGAGTTCGGCAAACAAGTGGGAAGAGATTGTGATGGTTTCAGCATGTACAATCTGTACGGAAAATCAT CTGGCTACATTGAACGCACAGCTCCCCAAGGTCCACCGCCGCGTCTACCGCGTCGTTCAACTAGAAATGGAAGCGTTCGACAAACAGACCTACACCACCCTTTACCTTATGACGAAGCTATTCAGAAGCATTCCTCACCGATCTTCGTAAACAGTTGCAGAAAGAAAAGCTTATCTTCAAATGAAGAACATATGGAAACAAGTCTTCGAAAAATGGCGATCAATCAATTGACCGATGATGCCTATGTAGCACTTGATAATTCACCGCTGACAGCAACAAAGAGCACGTCGCTGACATCGCAACATCCATTGACAAAGAGCACGTCGCTGACATCGCAACATCCATCAACAAAGAGCACGTCGCTAACTGATG CTGACTACCTTGAGCCCACCCCTCGCCGCCTATGTCCAGATGTCCCTGCTGATCCAGTAGAGACACATCCACCCTTGCCAAGGCGGTCGAGAGGAGGGGGGAGCGTACATGCTGTAACACCACCCACATCCATTTCGGAATCCCTCCTAGTTGATGACGAAGCCCTTCTAGAAGAGGTGTTTCTAGAAGATGAACACATTACACAGGGTCAACCACCATCGGAAAACAAAGTAGTCAAATTGATCAATGATGCCGCTGCTGATTCcgatgacgacgatgatgataGTGATGAGGAGGACGACGacgataatgatgatgatgatgatggtggttgtgatggtgttgatggtggtggtagtggtggtggtgatggtgatgttgatggtgatgatgatgatgatgatgatggtggtggttgtgatggtgttggtggtggtggtggtggtggtgatggtgatgttgatggtgatgatgatggtcgTGGTGGTGGTGGAGATGGTTGTGGTGGTCatgttggtggtggtggtgatggtgacACAACCACTAATTCACAACCGGCATCGCATAAAACGAAAAGTGTTTTGCCCATTCATGGAAGTAGTATTTCCTCCGATGAACACAAGCTATTGGAACAGGAAGACACACCAATAGAGCTAATGAAGATATCTGAAGTTGCAAATATGTTCCGGAAGTATAAACTGGACCGCGTCGCCGAGATATGTGAAGAACATATAATTGATGGTACTATACTGTCAGATTTAGAGGAAGATGACCTTATGAATGAACCTTTTAACCTTAAAGGGTATGTCTTAAAAAAAGTTCTTTTAATCCAAAAAGGACACCGGCCGAAGTGA